From a single Streptomyces sp. NBC_01264 genomic region:
- a CDS encoding GNAT family N-acetyltransferase, with amino-acid sequence MGLQIRQAGPSDRDAVARLLDEAFRTDPVSSWVFPDPEHRAAVHGKFLGVFVDVALAEGRIDYAADGSAAALWLRIPEADPEAEHVEDEVPAKMRAVADPDNERCELVGRLTGEVHPMAEEHEYLLMIAVAPGRQGEGLGTELIRPVLERCDREGVPAYLEASSERSKGLYERLGWQFTGEAVRLPDGPLMWPMWRKPQ; translated from the coding sequence ATGGGGCTTCAAATACGCCAGGCCGGACCGTCGGACCGGGACGCCGTGGCACGGCTGCTCGACGAGGCCTTCCGCACCGATCCCGTGAGCAGCTGGGTGTTCCCCGACCCGGAGCACCGGGCCGCGGTGCACGGGAAGTTCCTGGGCGTCTTCGTGGACGTGGCGCTGGCCGAGGGCCGGATCGACTACGCGGCGGACGGTTCGGCTGCGGCGCTGTGGCTGCGGATCCCGGAGGCCGACCCGGAGGCCGAACACGTCGAGGACGAGGTACCGGCGAAGATGCGGGCCGTCGCCGACCCGGACAACGAGCGGTGCGAGCTGGTGGGCCGGCTCACGGGCGAGGTGCACCCGATGGCGGAGGAGCACGAGTACCTGCTGATGATCGCGGTCGCCCCCGGACGGCAGGGTGAAGGGCTGGGCACCGAGCTGATCCGGCCGGTGCTGGAGCGCTGCGACCGCGAGGGCGTACCGGCGTACCTGGAGGCGAGCAGCGAGCGCAGCAAGGGGCTGTACGAGCGGCTGGGCTGGCAGTTCACGGGCGAGGCGGTGCGACTGCCGGACGGGCCGCTGATGTGGCCGATGTGGCGCAAGCCGCAGTGA
- a CDS encoding dihydrofolate reductase family protein, translated as MRKLTYFIAATVDGFIGAPDGDADFIYGYLDPEFIDHLKAEYPETISTPGRAQLGIADAEPKHFDTVLMGRGTYEPGLKQGLTSPYGHMREQYVVSRSLTEAPDPAVGLIEGDLVAKVRELKAQDGLGIWLCGGADLAGQLIDEIDAFVVKTYPVFVGTGMPMSRAGFGARPLELTGCEALGGGQVVTSYAVKR; from the coding sequence TTGCGCAAGCTCACGTACTTCATCGCCGCGACCGTGGACGGCTTCATCGGAGCCCCGGACGGCGATGCCGATTTCATCTACGGCTACCTCGACCCGGAGTTCATCGACCACCTCAAGGCCGAGTATCCGGAGACCATCTCCACCCCGGGGCGCGCCCAGCTCGGGATCGCGGACGCCGAACCCAAGCACTTCGACACGGTGCTCATGGGGCGCGGCACGTACGAGCCCGGCCTCAAGCAGGGCCTGACCAGCCCGTACGGGCACATGCGCGAGCAGTACGTCGTCTCGCGCTCGCTCACCGAGGCGCCGGACCCGGCGGTAGGGCTGATCGAGGGCGACCTGGTGGCCAAGGTCCGCGAGCTGAAGGCCCAGGACGGGCTCGGCATCTGGCTGTGCGGCGGAGCGGACCTCGCGGGGCAGCTGATCGACGAGATCGACGCGTTCGTCGTCAAGACGTACCCGGTCTTCGTCGGCACCGGCATGCCGATGTCGCGCGCCGGATTCGGGGCGCGCCCCCTGGAGCTGACCGGGTGCGAGGCCCTGGGCGGCGGCCAGGTCGTCACCTCGTACGCCGTCAAGCGCTGA
- the snpA gene encoding snapalysin — MRHSRKATLSAVGLGVAAVLGAVVPGTSASASPGAGSPSTYAAYEQSKENQAANRAFFEAVQRSVAEQRAAAPGLAAVTVTYNTRNAPSFRTQIARSTQIWNSSVANVKLQEVSSGGNFSYYEGNDSRGSYASTNGHGQGYIFLDYRQNQQYNSTRVTAHETGHVLGLPDHYSGPCSELMSGGGPGTSCQNANPNSAERSRVNQLWANGLVASGLDAKG; from the coding sequence ATGCGTCACTCCCGCAAGGCCACTCTGTCCGCCGTCGGCCTCGGCGTCGCCGCCGTCCTCGGCGCCGTCGTCCCGGGCACCTCCGCCTCGGCCTCCCCGGGCGCCGGCAGCCCGAGCACCTACGCCGCGTACGAGCAGTCGAAGGAGAACCAGGCCGCCAACCGCGCCTTCTTCGAGGCCGTGCAGCGCTCGGTGGCCGAGCAGCGCGCCGCCGCCCCGGGCCTGGCGGCCGTGACCGTCACCTACAACACCCGCAACGCGCCGAGCTTCCGCACCCAGATAGCGCGCTCCACGCAGATCTGGAACAGCTCGGTGGCCAACGTCAAACTGCAGGAGGTGTCCTCGGGCGGGAACTTCTCGTACTACGAGGGCAACGACTCGCGCGGTTCGTACGCGAGCACGAACGGCCACGGCCAGGGCTACATCTTCCTGGACTACCGGCAGAACCAGCAGTACAACTCCACCCGCGTGACCGCGCACGAGACCGGCCACGTGCTCGGACTGCCGGACCACTACTCGGGCCCCTGCAGCGAGCTGATGTCGGGCGGCGGCCCCGGCACCTCCTGCCAGAACGCCAACCCGAACTCCGCCGAGCGCTCGCGCGTCAACCAGCTCTGGGCGAACGGCCTCGTCGCGTCCGGGCTGGACGCGAAGGGCTAG
- a CDS encoding LysR family transcriptional regulator yields MELEVRHLRALCAIADAGSLHKAARQLGVSQPSLTTQLRRIERALDGELFLRERTGCRPTPFGRTVLGRARPLLAEMAALVAEARSLSQGPRLRIGSTASRALPGWLRRLHRRLPGTETDLMVDVSANALLRMTASGRLDVAFVHEVEGSPLRVPAGLELRVLMEREPQFVSMSRDHPAAARAVVELRDLAADRWTVDPSVDGEWDGLRRVLAGAGLDPPLLHADYHTATSLIVSGEAVAPCQPTSGPREDMAIRPLSGDPLAVRLLLATRPGAQPQMSEGVYEDLRAAYREAALGTPPYRAWLARNASPLLAA; encoded by the coding sequence ATGGAGCTTGAGGTCAGGCACCTGCGCGCCCTGTGCGCCATCGCCGACGCCGGCAGCCTGCACAAGGCCGCCCGGCAGCTCGGCGTGAGCCAGCCCTCCTTGACGACCCAGCTGCGGCGCATCGAACGGGCCCTGGACGGGGAGCTGTTCCTGCGCGAGCGCACCGGATGCAGGCCGACTCCCTTCGGGCGCACCGTACTCGGGCGGGCGCGGCCGCTCCTGGCCGAGATGGCCGCCCTGGTCGCGGAGGCCCGGTCGCTGTCCCAGGGGCCCCGGCTGCGGATCGGCTCGACGGCCAGCCGCGCCCTGCCCGGCTGGCTGCGGCGGCTGCACCGGCGGCTGCCCGGCACGGAGACCGACCTGATGGTCGACGTGTCCGCCAACGCCCTGCTGCGGATGACGGCCTCGGGCCGGCTCGACGTGGCTTTCGTGCACGAGGTCGAGGGCAGCCCGCTGCGGGTGCCGGCCGGGCTGGAGTTACGGGTGCTGATGGAGCGGGAGCCGCAGTTCGTGTCCATGTCCCGGGACCATCCCGCGGCGGCGCGGGCCGTGGTGGAGCTGCGCGACCTCGCCGCCGACCGGTGGACCGTGGACCCGTCGGTGGACGGCGAGTGGGACGGTCTGCGCCGGGTCCTCGCGGGCGCCGGGCTCGACCCGCCGCTGCTGCACGCCGATTACCACACGGCCACCTCGCTGATCGTCTCCGGCGAGGCCGTCGCCCCCTGCCAGCCCACCTCGGGACCTCGCGAGGACATGGCGATCCGCCCGCTCTCGGGCGACCCGCTCGCCGTGCGTCTCCTCCTCGCGACCCGGCCCGGGGCGCAGCCGCAGATGTCCGAGGGGGTGTACGAGGACCTTCGCGCGGCCTACCGCGAAGCGGCGCTCGGGACCCCGCCCTACCGGGCCTGGCTGGCGCGCAACGCGAGCCCGCTGCTGGCGGCGTAA
- a CDS encoding DUF4097 family beta strand repeat-containing protein, whose protein sequence is MAEAAQTPQSPPKVWSVAAPQKLAFEEPVTEVRVRISGGTVNVVADDAVAGLARLEVSEVDGPPLHVVQEGGTLTVSYEDLPWNGSQGLKQWFESKPWKAWSTSDSGRKAWERSAAVTLTVPAATRVQLATVSATVFVSGIDGGTDIHGVSGDTTLVGLSGRVKAHTVSGGVEAQSVTGELGFHSVSGGLTVVDGAVGNVRADSVSGDMLIDLALDDRPAPRPVDISLNSVSGQVAIRLPHPADARVEANTAAGGVSNAFEDLRVSGQMGAKRITGTLGAGTGTLRATTVSGSIALLRRPAADPAGAPAAPLALDKKVL, encoded by the coding sequence ATGGCAGAGGCAGCGCAGACTCCGCAGAGTCCGCCGAAGGTATGGTCGGTCGCCGCACCCCAGAAGCTCGCCTTCGAGGAGCCGGTGACCGAGGTCCGCGTCCGGATCTCCGGCGGCACGGTCAACGTCGTCGCCGACGACGCCGTCGCAGGCCTGGCCCGCCTGGAGGTGTCCGAGGTGGACGGGCCGCCCCTGCACGTGGTGCAGGAGGGCGGCACCCTCACCGTCTCCTACGAGGACCTCCCCTGGAACGGCTCCCAGGGGCTCAAGCAGTGGTTCGAGAGCAAGCCCTGGAAGGCCTGGTCCACCTCCGACTCCGGCCGCAAGGCCTGGGAGCGCAGCGCCGCCGTGACCCTCACGGTCCCGGCCGCCACCCGGGTGCAGCTGGCCACCGTCAGCGCCACCGTCTTCGTCTCCGGCATCGACGGCGGTACCGACATCCACGGGGTCTCCGGCGACACCACGCTCGTCGGCCTGTCCGGCCGGGTCAAGGCGCACACCGTCTCCGGCGGGGTCGAGGCCCAGTCGGTGACCGGCGAGCTCGGCTTCCACTCGGTGTCCGGCGGCCTGACGGTCGTCGACGGCGCCGTGGGCAACGTACGGGCCGACTCGGTCAGCGGCGACATGCTGATCGACCTGGCCCTCGACGACCGGCCCGCGCCCCGGCCGGTCGACATCTCCCTCAACTCCGTGTCCGGGCAGGTCGCCATCCGCCTTCCGCACCCGGCCGACGCCCGGGTCGAGGCCAACACCGCCGCCGGCGGCGTCTCCAACGCCTTCGAGGACCTGCGGGTCTCCGGCCAGATGGGCGCCAAGAGGATCACCGGCACCCTGGGCGCCGGCACCGGAACCCTGCGCGCCACCACCGTCTCCGGCTCCATCGCGCTGCTGCGCCGCCCGGCCGCAGACCCGGCCGGCGCCCCGGCCGCCCCGCTCGCGCTCGACAAGAAGGTGCTCTGA
- a CDS encoding PadR family transcriptional regulator translates to MPPVFAHGRLRLYLLKLLDEAPRHGYEVIRLLEERFQGLYAPSAGTVYPRLAKLETEGLVTHASEGGRKVYSITDAGRAELADRGGELADLELEIRDSVSELAAEIRADVSGAAGDLRRELRAAASASATQVEDESWKAAKEELRKAKAEWKEQARRAKDESRRAREEAQQARRQAKEAQERAREEVQRIAGQLQEQFAKSGGVLGSLAGAWLGVSGPTTAPSGPSTTSATSAQAADQAPAPDTDWARDVPQTGEPARDLDRLLDRFRDDIRDAARDRGIGEDQLAQARTHLAEAAARIAAALGQRS, encoded by the coding sequence ATGCCGCCCGTCTTCGCCCACGGCCGCCTCCGCCTCTACCTCCTCAAGCTGCTCGACGAGGCACCGCGCCACGGGTACGAGGTGATCAGGCTGCTGGAGGAGCGTTTCCAGGGGCTGTACGCACCCTCCGCGGGCACGGTGTACCCGCGCCTGGCCAAGCTGGAGACCGAGGGCCTGGTCACGCACGCGAGCGAGGGCGGGCGGAAGGTGTACTCGATCACCGACGCGGGCCGCGCCGAACTGGCCGACCGCGGCGGCGAACTGGCCGACCTGGAACTGGAGATCCGCGACTCGGTCTCCGAACTGGCCGCCGAGATCCGCGCCGACGTGAGCGGCGCGGCGGGCGATCTGCGGCGCGAACTGCGGGCCGCGGCCAGCGCTTCGGCCACGCAGGTGGAGGACGAGTCCTGGAAGGCGGCCAAGGAGGAGCTCCGCAAGGCCAAGGCCGAGTGGAAGGAACAGGCGCGCCGGGCGAAGGACGAGAGCCGCCGCGCCCGCGAGGAGGCCCAGCAGGCGCGGCGGCAGGCCAAGGAGGCGCAGGAGCGGGCCCGCGAGGAGGTCCAGCGCATCGCCGGCCAGCTGCAGGAGCAGTTCGCGAAGTCGGGCGGGGTCCTGGGCAGCCTGGCGGGAGCCTGGCTCGGCGTCTCCGGCCCGACGACGGCGCCGTCCGGTCCTTCGACGACCTCGGCGACCTCCGCTCAGGCGGCCGACCAGGCGCCCGCTCCCGACACGGACTGGGCGCGTGACGTACCGCAGACGGGGGAGCCGGCCCGCGACCTGGACCGGCTGCTGGACCGCTTCCGCGACGACATCCGCGACGCGGCCCGCGACCGGGGGATCGGCGAAGACCAGCTGGCGCAGGCCCGTACCCACCTGGCGGAGGCGGCCGCCCGCATCGCCGCTGCCCTCGGGCAGCGGAGCTAG
- a CDS encoding ALF repeat-containing protein: MKLSRIAAAVTVSALAPAVFLSSPAFATGGEAGASASPTAPTAPDQPPAVQPPAEQPESSQAERDRKTILEIIADPMASEYMKKAGLKAIAEGPAAMRKFIETDQHAIRLDDYRILILRLLNGAGPGLKEGINEVLSNDGSNLEKLRHFYEVTQHELRDDDNRVDIARMVNGAGPNLKEGAKKALKGTPADRVEFLKTGQHLLRDQDNRIEIAQIIDGGGPELVKAGLAALNGTPADRVEFLKTGQHEARAKDKEKEEEGKQPVTPTPTPTPTPTPGTGSAGSGTSGGNTAVTPQGGSGPLASTGAGDSALIAGGAGAALVAGAGLLLAARMRRAGSGR, from the coding sequence GTGAAGTTGTCCCGGATCGCCGCGGCGGTCACCGTTTCCGCGCTGGCCCCCGCCGTGTTCCTGTCGTCCCCGGCCTTCGCCACCGGCGGAGAAGCCGGCGCGTCCGCCAGTCCCACGGCTCCGACCGCGCCCGACCAGCCCCCGGCGGTGCAGCCGCCGGCCGAGCAGCCTGAGAGCAGTCAGGCCGAGCGGGACCGCAAGACGATCCTCGAGATCATCGCTGACCCGATGGCCAGCGAGTACATGAAGAAGGCGGGCCTCAAGGCCATCGCCGAAGGCCCCGCGGCCATGCGCAAGTTCATCGAGACCGACCAGCACGCGATCCGTCTCGACGACTACCGGATCCTGATCCTCCGCCTCCTGAACGGTGCCGGCCCCGGCCTGAAGGAAGGCATCAACGAGGTCCTCAGCAACGACGGGTCGAACCTGGAGAAGCTGCGCCACTTCTACGAGGTCACTCAGCACGAGCTGCGCGACGACGACAACAGGGTCGACATCGCCAGGATGGTCAACGGAGCCGGGCCCAACCTGAAGGAAGGCGCCAAGAAGGCGCTCAAGGGCACGCCCGCCGACCGTGTCGAATTCCTGAAGACGGGCCAGCACCTGCTGCGCGACCAGGACAACCGGATCGAGATCGCGCAGATCATCGACGGCGGGGGCCCGGAACTGGTCAAGGCGGGCCTCGCAGCGCTCAACGGCACTCCCGCCGACCGCGTCGAGTTCCTGAAGACGGGCCAGCACGAGGCGCGCGCCAAGGACAAGGAGAAGGAGGAGGAAGGGAAGCAGCCTGTCACCCCGACCCCGACCCCGACTCCGACGCCGACCCCCGGCACCGGGTCTGCCGGATCCGGAACCAGCGGTGGCAACACCGCCGTCACCCCTCAGGGCGGCAGCGGTCCCCTCGCCTCCACCGGCGCCGGTGACTCCGCCCTGATCGCGGGCGGCGCGGGCGCCGCGCTCGTCGCCGGCGCGGGGCTCCTGCTCGCCGCGCGGATGCGCCGCGCGGGCTCCGGGCGCTGA
- a CDS encoding Clp protease N-terminal domain-containing protein — protein sequence MFERFTQDARSTVTGAVAEAERTGAQRVGEEHLLLALLALGTLDPLGVDRAAISADLAAARRRGGMSKADEEALADLGIDLTEIVSRVEETHGEGALADPAPRSRSGRTRFTPGAKKVIEQSLRIALGRKDRHISTLHLLLSLLSRPGTPAEVLGDHGVTYAGAEAALAG from the coding sequence ATGTTCGAGCGCTTCACCCAGGACGCCCGCTCCACCGTGACGGGCGCGGTCGCCGAGGCCGAACGCACCGGAGCCCAGCGGGTCGGCGAGGAGCACCTGCTGCTCGCCCTGCTCGCCCTCGGCACCCTCGACCCGCTGGGCGTCGACCGGGCCGCGATCTCCGCCGACCTGGCGGCGGCCCGCCGCCGGGGCGGCATGTCGAAGGCGGACGAGGAAGCCCTCGCGGACCTCGGCATCGACCTCACGGAGATCGTCTCCCGCGTCGAGGAGACCCACGGCGAGGGCGCCCTGGCGGACCCGGCCCCACGCAGCCGCTCCGGCCGCACCCGCTTCACCCCGGGCGCCAAGAAGGTCATCGAGCAGTCCCTGCGCATCGCCCTGGGCCGCAAGGACCGCCACATCTCCACCCTCCACCTGCTCCTCTCCCTCCTCTCCCGCCCCGGCACTCCCGCCGAGGTCCTGGGCGACCACGGGGTCACCTACGCGGGAGCCGAGGCGGCCCTGGCGGGCTGA
- a CDS encoding helix-turn-helix domain-containing protein, with protein MTEATDLAARAGDRDPRVGLRAVAALRRLLEQLEAVQVRGARAQGWSWQEIAAELGVSRQAVHKKHGRL; from the coding sequence ATGACCGAAGCTACCGATCTGGCCGCACGCGCCGGTGACCGTGACCCGCGCGTGGGCCTGCGTGCCGTGGCCGCCCTCCGGCGACTGCTGGAGCAGCTGGAAGCCGTACAGGTACGCGGGGCCCGCGCACAGGGCTGGTCCTGGCAGGAGATCGCGGCCGAGCTGGGCGTGAGCCGGCAGGCCGTACACAAGAAGCACGGGAGGCTCTGA
- a CDS encoding zinc-binding dehydrogenase, with amino-acid sequence MFAAYAARIDRDQPLNGLVLGDRPAPEPRPGWVTVNVRAASLNHHDLWSLRGVGLSGDKLPMILGCDAAGIDQDGNEVVLHSVIGQSGHGVGPEEPRSILTERYQGTFAEQVTVPAWNVLRKPAELTFEQAACLPTAWLTAYRMLFTNAGVRPGDSVLVQGAGGGVATAAIALGKAAGLRVFATSRDEAKRKRAVELGAVEAYEPGARLPQRVDAVIETVGAATWSHSIKSLRPGGTLVISGATSGDRPAHAELTRIFFLELKVVGSTMGSKDELEDLLSFCAATGVRPVIDETLPLDRAREGFEKLESGDLFGKIVLTV; translated from the coding sequence ATGTTCGCTGCCTACGCCGCCCGAATCGACCGTGACCAGCCGCTGAACGGCCTCGTGCTGGGGGACCGCCCGGCCCCCGAGCCCCGCCCCGGCTGGGTGACCGTGAACGTCAGGGCCGCCTCCCTCAACCACCACGACCTGTGGTCGCTGCGCGGAGTCGGCCTCTCCGGGGACAAGCTCCCCATGATCCTCGGCTGCGACGCCGCCGGGATCGACCAGGACGGCAACGAGGTCGTCCTGCACTCCGTCATCGGCCAGAGCGGCCACGGAGTCGGCCCCGAGGAGCCCCGCTCGATCCTGACCGAGCGCTACCAGGGGACCTTCGCCGAGCAGGTCACCGTCCCCGCCTGGAACGTCCTGCGCAAGCCCGCCGAGCTCACCTTCGAACAGGCCGCCTGCCTGCCCACCGCCTGGCTCACCGCCTACCGGATGCTCTTCACCAACGCCGGCGTCCGCCCCGGCGACTCCGTCCTGGTCCAGGGCGCGGGCGGCGGCGTCGCCACCGCCGCCATCGCCCTCGGCAAGGCCGCCGGCCTGCGCGTCTTCGCCACCAGCCGCGACGAGGCCAAACGCAAGCGCGCCGTCGAGCTGGGCGCCGTGGAGGCCTACGAGCCCGGCGCACGCCTCCCCCAGCGGGTCGACGCCGTCATCGAGACGGTCGGCGCCGCCACCTGGTCCCACTCGATCAAATCCCTGCGCCCCGGCGGCACCCTGGTCATCTCCGGCGCCACCAGCGGCGACCGCCCGGCACACGCCGAACTGACCCGGATCTTCTTCCTGGAACTCAAGGTCGTCGGCTCCACCATGGGCTCCAAGGACGAACTCGAAGACCTCCTCTCCTTCTGCGCGGCCACCGGAGTCCGCCCCGTCATCGACGAAACGCTCCCGCTCGACCGGGCCCGCGAGGGCTTCGAGAAGCTCGAGTCGGGCGACCTGTTCGGAAAGATCGTCCTCACCGTCTAG
- a CDS encoding NAD(P)-dependent malic enzyme translates to MAAEIVNPRSDSVTDNNPDAVFALHRGGKMAIVATVPVHNKDDLSLAYTPGVAKVCSAIAEQPELVNEYTWKSNVVAVVTDGTAVLGLGDIGPEASLPVMEGKAILFKQFGGVDAVPIALATKDTDEIIETVIRLAPSFGGVNLEDISAPRCFEIERRLQEALDIPIFHDDQHGTAIVTLAALRNAAKLTGRTLADLRAVISGAGAAGIAIAKILVDAGIGDVCVTDRKGVVSADRSDLTDVKAEIAGLTNKTGQTGSLEDALAGADVFIGVSGGTVPEAAVATMAKDCFVFAMANPNPEVHPDVAHKYAAVVATGRSDFPNQINNVLAFPGIFAGALKVRATRITEGMKIAAADAIAGVVGDELAADYVIPSPFDTRVAEAVTAAVATAAKADGVARLA, encoded by the coding sequence GTGGCAGCGGAGATCGTCAATCCTCGCAGCGACAGCGTGACGGACAACAACCCGGATGCGGTGTTCGCGCTGCACCGGGGCGGCAAGATGGCCATCGTGGCCACCGTGCCGGTCCACAACAAGGACGACCTGTCCCTGGCGTACACGCCCGGCGTTGCGAAGGTCTGCAGCGCCATTGCCGAGCAGCCCGAGCTCGTGAACGAGTACACCTGGAAGTCCAACGTGGTCGCCGTCGTCACCGACGGTACGGCCGTGCTCGGACTCGGTGACATCGGGCCCGAGGCCTCCCTCCCCGTGATGGAGGGCAAGGCCATTCTCTTCAAGCAGTTCGGTGGCGTCGACGCGGTTCCGATCGCGCTCGCCACCAAGGACACGGACGAGATCATCGAGACCGTGATCCGTCTCGCGCCCTCCTTCGGCGGGGTGAACCTGGAGGACATCTCGGCGCCCCGCTGCTTCGAGATCGAGCGCCGCCTCCAGGAGGCGCTGGACATCCCGATCTTCCACGACGACCAGCACGGCACGGCCATCGTGACGCTGGCCGCCCTGCGCAACGCCGCGAAGCTCACCGGTCGGACCCTCGCCGACCTGCGCGCCGTGATCTCGGGCGCCGGTGCCGCGGGCATCGCGATCGCCAAGATCCTCGTGGACGCGGGCATCGGCGACGTCTGCGTCACCGACCGCAAGGGCGTCGTCTCCGCCGACCGCTCCGACCTGACGGACGTCAAGGCGGAGATCGCGGGCCTGACGAACAAGACCGGCCAGACCGGTTCCCTGGAGGACGCCCTCGCGGGCGCGGACGTCTTCATCGGCGTCTCCGGCGGTACGGTCCCCGAGGCCGCGGTGGCGACGATGGCGAAGGACTGCTTCGTCTTCGCCATGGCCAACCCGAACCCGGAGGTCCACCCCGACGTCGCGCACAAGTACGCGGCGGTCGTGGCCACGGGCCGCTCGGACTTCCCGAACCAGATCAACAACGTGCTGGCGTTCCCGGGCATCTTCGCGGGTGCGCTGAAGGTCCGCGCGACCCGGATCACCGAGGGCATGAAGATCGCCGCCGCCGACGCCATCGCCGGCGTCGTGGGTGACGAGCTCGCCGCCGACTACGTGATCCCCTCGCCGTTCGACACCCGCGTCGCCGAGGCCGTCACGGCCGCGGTCGCCACGGCGGCGAAGGCCGACGGCGTGGCCCGCCTGGCGTAG
- a CDS encoding ABC transporter substrate-binding protein, translating to MTASTTRRTTAARSRIAAVGAIAVAGALILTGCGDQTDKGSETTPSGKANAAPLFSKLPKKIQDAGVIKVGTDATYAPMEFTEGGKIVGVDPGVAEALGKQLGVTFKFESGTFDTLIGSMQTGRSDVVMSSLTDTKARQEGLDDKGAKTGAGVDFVDYFSASTGILVKKGNPEGIKTLDDLCGKKVAVQRGTTYEQSAKDQSAKCKTAGKAEVSIESFPTDAEAQTRVKAGGAVADLNDSPVAAYIAQTAGGGNDFEAIANPTDAGLFGIAVDKKNTELRDALKAALDAIIKDGSYKTALDKWNAGSGAVTEAKINAGS from the coding sequence ATGACCGCAAGCACCACCCGCCGTACGACCGCCGCCCGGTCCCGGATCGCCGCGGTCGGCGCGATCGCGGTCGCCGGCGCCCTGATCCTCACCGGCTGTGGAGACCAGACGGACAAGGGTTCCGAGACGACGCCGTCGGGCAAGGCCAACGCGGCCCCGCTCTTCTCCAAGCTCCCGAAGAAGATCCAGGACGCGGGCGTCATCAAGGTCGGCACGGACGCCACGTACGCGCCGATGGAGTTCACCGAGGGCGGCAAGATCGTCGGCGTCGACCCGGGCGTCGCGGAGGCCCTCGGCAAGCAGCTGGGCGTCACCTTCAAGTTCGAGTCGGGCACCTTCGACACACTGATCGGCAGCATGCAGACGGGCCGCAGCGACGTGGTCATGTCCTCGCTCACCGACACCAAGGCCCGCCAGGAGGGCCTGGACGACAAGGGCGCCAAGACCGGCGCGGGCGTCGACTTCGTCGACTACTTCAGCGCCTCGACCGGCATCCTGGTCAAGAAGGGCAACCCGGAGGGGATCAAGACCCTCGACGACCTTTGCGGCAAGAAGGTCGCCGTCCAGCGCGGCACCACGTACGAGCAGTCCGCCAAGGACCAGTCCGCGAAGTGCAAGACCGCCGGCAAGGCCGAGGTCTCCATCGAGTCCTTCCCGACCGATGCCGAGGCCCAGACCCGCGTGAAGGCCGGCGGCGCCGTGGCCGACCTCAACGACTCCCCGGTCGCCGCGTACATCGCGCAGACCGCCGGTGGCGGCAACGACTTCGAGGCCATCGCCAACCCGACCGACGCCGGTCTCTTCGGCATCGCCGTGGACAAGAAGAACACCGAGCTGCGCGACGCGCTCAAGGCCGCCCTCGACGCGATCATCAAGGACGGCTCGTACAAGACCGCCCTCGACAAGTGGAACGCGGGCTCCGGTGCCGTGACCGAGGCCAAGATCAACGCAGGCTCCTGA